A window of Ananas comosus cultivar F153 linkage group 4, ASM154086v1, whole genome shotgun sequence contains these coding sequences:
- the LOC109709076 gene encoding uncharacterized protein LOC109709076: protein MSSLTDEQKGVYETIISVVSKNEGGVFFLYGYGGPGKTFKWRTLSATIRAKGQIVLNAASSRIATLLLPGGRTAYSRFVIPLAITEESTCNIKQGSDLAELLIHTKLIIWDEAPMAHRFCFEAVDRTLRDTLRFSNPLSCEQPFGSKVVVFKVLTLTKNMRLETDSSNYNLEEMREFSKWILSVGDGDAVDSAYPSLLSNIHDLQYLQERAILAPTLEIVDVLNEYVLSLLHCEEKVYLSSDSVCKTDVGLDSPEDVYTPDFLNSIKCSGVPNHMLKLKQGAPVMLLRNIDKSSGLCNGTRLVITQLGKHILETKVISRSNIG from the exons ATGTCATCTCTTACTGATGAACAGAAAGGTGTCTATGAGACAATAATTAGTGTTGTGTCAAAGAATGAGGGAGGTGTTTTCTTTCTGTACGGGTATGGTGGACCGGGAAAAACTTTCAAATGGCGAACTTTATCTGCAACCATAAGGGCTAAAGGTCAGATTGTTCTTAATGCTGCTTCTAGCAGAATAGCAACACTTCTACTTCCGGGGGGAAGAACAGCTTACTCTAGATTTGTGATCCCACTGGCAATAACTGAGGAGTCAACCTGTAATATAAAACAGGGTAGTGATCTGGCAGAGTTGTTAATTCATACGAAGCTTATCATATGGGATGAAGCTCCAATGGCACACAGGTTTTGTTTTGAAGCAGTTGACAGGACATTAAGAGATACTCTACGGTTTTCTAATCCATTAAGTTGTGAGCAACCATTTGGGAGTAAAGTCGTCGTTTTTAAG GTTCTTACTTTGACAAAAAATATGAGGCTAGAGACAGACTCATCTAATTACAATCTagaagagatgagagagttCTCAAAGTGGATACTAAGTGTTGGAGATGGAGATGCCG TGGATAGTGCGTATCCTTCATTGTTAAGCAATATTCATGATTTGCAATACCTACAAGAAAGAGCGATTCTTGCTCCTACTCTTGAAATTGTGGATGTTCTGAATGAATACGTGCTTTCATTGCTTCATTGTGAAGAAAAAGTTTATTTGAGCTCTGACAGTGTTTGTAAGACGGATGTGGGCTTAGATAGTCCTGAAGATGTATATACACCTGATTTCTTAAATAGTATTAAATGTTCAGGAGTTCCCAATCACATGCTCAAATTGAAGCAAGGTGCTCCTGTGATGTTATTGAGAAACATAGACAAGTCTTCAGGTTTATGCAATGGAACCAGATTAGTGATCACTCAATTGGGAAAACACATACTAGAAACAAAAGTGATCTCTAGGAGCAATATTGGGTAG